From one Triticum urartu cultivar G1812 chromosome 3, Tu2.1, whole genome shotgun sequence genomic stretch:
- the LOC125547735 gene encoding E3 ubiquitin-protein ligase ATL6-like: MPHLLVCQFSGCGLVVVAMGVRAHLLVVLCILVAGTSTAQLLPPRGPAPQMKPPPFGRAMTMIITVVAVAIGVLFLLLFFCAYVTQCRLVEDHGAPQEGSVAPGGVSRRGKRGLDPAVVATFPIVPYREIKEHKIGSGALECAVCLTEFEDADDLRLLPHCSHAFHTDCIDPWLETRTTCPLCRANLEKPPPPAAMPVPSPPPHAVVGIPIREETDSDVDERKQEAAELEKLRRERRAARLLRSHSTGHSAEQCDCEDHERFTLRLPQHVREEVLSRCCARPSVESLSGGGCAVGERGGSFRDARGASGGGDCSSGERRWQTLLARTMPWARAGSTRKVRDDVAASTTAARP, translated from the coding sequence ATGCCGCACCTCCTCGTTTGCCAGTTCAGTGGTTGTGGGCTTGTGGTTGTGGCGATGGGGGTGCGCGCGCATCTCCTCGTCGTCCTTTGCATCCTCGTCGCCGGCACAAGCACGGCTCAGCTTTTGCCGCCGCGCGGCCCGGCACCGCAGATGAAGCCACCGCCGTTCGGGCGCGCCATGACGATGATCATCACGGTGGTCGCCGTGGCCATCGGCGTTCTCTTCCTCCTGCTCTTCTTTTGCGCGTACGTCACCCAGTGCCGCCTCGTCGAGGACCACGGCGCGCCGCAGGAGGGTAGCGTCGCGCCGGGCGGGGTGTCCAGGCGGGGAAAGCGCGGGCTGGACCCGGCGGTGGTGGCGACGTTCCCGATCGTGCCGTACAGGGAGATCAAGGAGCACAAGATCGGCAGCGGCGCGCTGGAGTGCGCCGTGTGCCTGACGGAGTTCGAGGACGCCGACGACCTCCGGCTGCTGCCGCACTGCTCGCATGCGTTCCACACGGATTGCATCGACCCGTGGCTCGAGACACGGACGACGTGCCCTCTGTGCCGCGCCAACCTCGAGAAGCCACCGCCACCGGCTGCCATGCCAgtgccctcgccgccgccgcacgctgTCGTGGGGATACCGATCCGGGAGGAGACAGACAGCGACGTGGACGAGAGGAAGCAGGAGGCCGCAGAGCTGGAGAAGCTGCGCAGGGAGCGCCGGGCGGCGAGGCTGCTGAGGTCGCACTCGACGGGGCACTCGGCGGAGCAGTGCGACTGCGAGGACCACGAGAGGTTCACGCTGCGGCTGCCGCAGCACGTGAGGGAGGAGGTGCTCAGCAGGTGCTGCGCGAGGCCGTCTGTGGAGAGCCTGAGCGGAGGAGGGTGCGCTGTGGGAGAAAGAGGAGGCAGCTTCCGTGATGCCCGAGGAgccagcggcggcggcgactgcAGCAGCGGCGAGCGGCGGTGGCAGACGCTCCTGGCCAGGACGATGCCATGGGCCCGAGCCGGGTCGACGCGGAAGGTGCGGGATGACGTCGCGGCCTCCACGACGGCCGCGCGGCCATGA